The nucleotide window ATCACCGAATCCGTAAGTTCTGACAGCATGGTCTCGTCCTTGAGACTTGAGATCCTTCCCCCTGGTTTGGCGTCGTAATATCAAAAAGGGCGATCTTCGGGTAGGTCATTTTTTGCTGGCTGCCCAAGTACCCAAAATCCAGTGCTAAAGAGGTTCTTGGACAGACTCCCAGTGGCGCAGGCGAGAATCGTTGCTTTTTAGTAGCTCGCTGCCGGTAGCCGGCCGAAGTCGTCTATGAAAAAACCGCGCTCATGTGGGGGAACATGAGCGCGGCTCAAAGAGAGAGTAGAGGGATTTCAGGGTTGTGCAATGTTAGGCGGAGAGTCGCGGTCGTCGACGCTTCCATGCCGCCAGTCCCAACCCAGCGGCACCGGCGCCGAAGAGCAACACCGTGGCCGGTTCTGGAACCGTGTACAACTCAAAGGCTAGATCCTTGGAAAAGTTTTCGATTCCGGGCGGGCCGTCGATCGGCGGTGCGCCGGCGATGGCAATGTAATTTTCCGGCTTATATCCCGTTTGCTGAATCTGAACTCCCGTCGCATTGGCGTTTACGAACACCAATCCCGAAACTGCGTCGTCTTGGAAATGCCAGACTGGATCGGAAGTTCCATTGGGATTAATGACCGAGCCAATGATGCCTTCGCCCGGCGCAACGTTCGGCGCCGTCGATGCTAACGGGTTCGGCGTACCCCAGTCTCGGTTGTGCCAACCCCAATTGAACGCTCCGTTGTCGACATTGGGATCGTTGAGTGCCACAATTTTCAACCAATAAACCGTATCTGGCTTTTGCTGGAACGGGAGCGCCAATTCGGCGTTGTACTCCCACAGGTGCTCGTTGACCGCCGGATTGACGAGTTTTTCGGTGAATGTGCCTGAACCAGGCGCGAGTGGGCCTTCCTTGACGATTTGATTGAGCAGTGGCTGGTCCGGCCGACTTGCTCCGATCAGCGGATCGTTCGGCAAGTCGCTCTCGAATGAAATCAAGAATCGTTGCGCCAAGCCTTGATTGATGTTGTTTTCGTACGAGCCCCACCACCGGACGTGAACCACCGGCGTACTAAACTTGTCGGCGAAGTCGTCGGCCATGAAGGTGCCCGCGAAGTCAAAATTCGCCGGTGGAAGCGTACTGCGGGCGGTGCTCCATTCATCGTGCCCCGGATAGTTGGCATACGTGTTGGGATTGCCCGGTGGAAGCCCGTTGTTTAGGGGTAGTTGCTGGAATTTCAGCACCTCGCCCGGCAACGGATCGGCGTTTGCTGGCACGCAAACCATTGCGATGATTGCCACGGCGGCCAGCAGCGAATGCAGGTAACGATGACTCATGATACTTCTCCTTGTGAAAAACGGAAAAAAGACTGGAACAAGTTTGGGGAGCTGCAACAGCGATCCTTATTGCTACTATCCACGGGCCGGCGCTACGACCGGCGTGTGCCTCTCTGCTGTCATCTGCCTGCCGATCAACACCTCCAAGAGTGGTCGGCAATCGATCGCCCCGGCGGCATCCTTGACCACGTACAACGCCGCTCCGTTGCGGCACGCTCGGCGTTCGTCGTCGATGTCGTATCGATCCGCGACCACGAACACCGGCGTTTCCGCCACCCGCTCTCGCAGCACATCGAGCAGTTCGAACCCCGACATGTCCGGCAGCGTTACATTGACCATCCACAGGCTCGTGCAACTGGGGCGTCCAAAATGAATGGCTGCCCGAGCGCTGGTCAAAAAATGTACGTGCCATCCGTGTTCTCCGGCCACGACGGTCAAGTTTCGATAGTCCTTCGGACGACTGTCGGCGACGACGATGTGCGACTGCGATGGAAGGGAGTGTGGCATGTGATCCTCGCGTGCTGGGCGGTGCGAAAGGTTGTTGTTGGTCGTCAATCATCGGTTGATTCGAGCGGCTCAGCCGATGCCGCCAAGTCCAACTGCTTCCGGCGACACTCTTGGCCTCATTTGCCGCGTCTTCCAGACGGCAAAACCACCCATCACGATCACACCAACGGCTATTGAAATAACTGCCTCTGGTTCTGGTACGGTTTGCATCCGCATCCGGAAGTTGTCGATGCCGCTGACCTTCGTGAAGACGTGGGTCGTGGCTTGGCTGTTCGCCGATTGATAGCCAAACTCGATCAACGAGCCGGTCGCCGAGAAATCGGGATTCGATAAGATGTTGATGCCCAGCCCCGGCGTCAACAACTCGTAGAAATTCGAACTCGTCAATCCGAGATGGGTGAAGCTCGTCCACGAGTTGGCGAAAATGTTGTCGACCACCGGCGCATAATATTTCCCTCCTTGCCGCAACAGCAACGAATATGCAACGGCTCCGCCGGGGGGCCCCATTTGATAAATCAGGTCGTAACCATAATCGAGGCTGGTAATCGCCCCCGAACTGGACGGATTGTAGGTGAAGGGCATTCCTCCGATGTTGCGTAAGTGAGCCACTCGCAATCCACCCAGGCCCCAGGAATGCGTCGTTTGGCGATAAAAGGTGGGATTGCCGCCGGCGGGCTGTTGCAACGCGA belongs to Pirellulales bacterium and includes:
- a CDS encoding response regulator, encoding MPHSLPSQSHIVVADSRPKDYRNLTVVAGEHGWHVHFLTSARAAIHFGRPSCTSLWMVNVTLPDMSGFELLDVLRERVAETPVFVVADRYDIDDERRACRNGAALYVVKDAAGAIDCRPLLEVLIGRQMTAERHTPVVAPARG
- a CDS encoding PEP-CTERM sorting domain-containing protein codes for the protein MSHRYLHSLLAAVAIIAMVCVPANADPLPGEVLKFQQLPLNNGLPPGNPNTYANYPGHDEWSTARSTLPPANFDFAGTFMADDFADKFSTPVVHVRWWGSYENNINQGLAQRFLISFESDLPNDPLIGASRPDQPLLNQIVKEGPLAPGSGTFTEKLVNPAVNEHLWEYNAELALPFQQKPDTVYWLKIVALNDPNVDNGAFNWGWHNRDWGTPNPLASTAPNVAPGEGIIGSVINPNGTSDPVWHFQDDAVSGLVFVNANATGVQIQQTGYKPENYIAIAGAPPIDGPPGIENFSKDLAFELYTVPEPATVLLFGAGAAGLGLAAWKRRRPRLSA